In Nocardioides conyzicola, one genomic interval encodes:
- a CDS encoding glycosyltransferase family 2 protein encodes MVPSVAALLVSHDGGRWLPAVIDGVRAQRAPLAAVVAVDTGSKDDSAGLLQEAFGDVLRAPGSTSFPAAVDLGLARLRERGEAPEWVWILHDDANPDPGALAALLAAAEADPDADILGPKLREWPSLKRLLELGVTISGTGRRETGLERGEYDQGQHDEVRRVLAVNTAGMLVRRTVVEALAGFDPQLPIFGNDIDFGWRAAAAGHTTLVVPDAVVFHAEAAHRGVRRTSLTGRHTHYQERRAALYTLLANAPGRALPWLTVRLAFGTLLRMLGFLVVRSVGEALDELAALLSLYTHPGQVRAARQARREQPRADLDRARPLLSPWWVPYRHGLDFLGDLVAAATNQAQDVAERRRAAAAEHAPASYAQRPSQDDDDMIAADTGIVVRFLTNPVALVTALVVLVALVAARTAFGSIAGGGLSPVPAGASDWWRLQVETWHPLGTGTAVPAPAYVLPMALLATVLGGSPTAAVSVLFVAAVPFSLWGAWRFLRVVGRLVVFTGASRWILLWGATTWSLVPVVCGAWGDGRLGLVVVASLLPWLAHAALGFADPAADRRWRAAWRVGLLLAIASAFAPVLWLLAAVLVLVVLAAAALVVRGAVRDRSVWGPPAAAIGIVPLLLSPWWIPAVQRSAAEGLLLDTGRLPTPTADTLDLLSGRLEGLGAPWWLGIVVVALAVLALLPRATRIPVLVCWVVALVTGVLAALLGTVTFDLAATSVDAGLGVLVVVLQGALVVAAAIGAVGLSTEQVPWRRVVAGALVVMAAAVPIGGFAWWLGSDPAIADGIDTDIPVYMVQSSEEGPAHGILVIRGSVEDGLTYSIRRGDGVTLGEDEVINTTSEDDGFSADVQALVSRPTTATVDALGSSGIEYVVLPSPADGDVAAVLDATTGLVQASAEDRTTRAWQVDRPLDAGLLQGPASWLRILLLVVQGVGVVVVAVLCLPTTNPRRSRP; translated from the coding sequence GACCTCGGGCTCGCGCGGCTGCGTGAGCGCGGCGAGGCCCCGGAGTGGGTCTGGATCCTCCACGACGACGCCAACCCGGACCCCGGGGCGCTGGCCGCGCTGCTCGCCGCGGCGGAGGCCGACCCGGACGCCGACATCCTCGGCCCCAAGCTGCGCGAGTGGCCCTCGCTGAAGCGCCTGCTCGAGCTCGGCGTCACGATCAGCGGCACCGGTCGGCGCGAGACCGGGCTGGAGCGCGGCGAGTACGACCAGGGCCAGCACGACGAGGTCCGCCGGGTGCTCGCCGTCAACACCGCCGGCATGCTCGTCCGCCGCACGGTCGTCGAGGCGCTCGCCGGCTTCGACCCCCAGCTCCCGATCTTCGGCAACGACATCGACTTCGGCTGGCGGGCCGCGGCGGCCGGGCACACCACGCTGGTCGTCCCGGACGCCGTCGTCTTCCACGCCGAGGCGGCGCACCGCGGCGTACGCCGTACCTCCCTGACGGGTCGGCACACGCACTACCAGGAGCGCCGCGCCGCCCTCTACACGCTGCTCGCCAACGCCCCCGGGCGCGCGCTGCCCTGGCTGACGGTGCGGCTGGCCTTCGGGACCCTGCTGCGCATGCTCGGCTTCCTGGTGGTCAGGTCGGTGGGGGAGGCGCTCGACGAGCTCGCCGCGCTGCTCTCGCTCTACACGCATCCCGGCCAGGTCCGCGCCGCCCGCCAGGCGCGACGGGAGCAGCCCCGCGCCGACCTCGACCGCGCCCGGCCGCTGCTCTCCCCGTGGTGGGTGCCCTACCGGCACGGGTTGGACTTCCTCGGCGACCTGGTCGCCGCGGCCACCAACCAGGCCCAGGACGTCGCCGAGCGCCGGCGCGCGGCAGCGGCGGAGCATGCGCCCGCGAGCTACGCCCAGCGACCGAGCCAGGACGACGACGACATGATCGCGGCCGACACCGGCATCGTGGTCCGCTTCCTCACCAACCCGGTCGCGCTGGTCACCGCGCTCGTGGTCCTGGTCGCGCTCGTCGCCGCGCGTACGGCGTTCGGCTCGATCGCCGGCGGTGGTCTCTCCCCGGTCCCGGCCGGTGCGAGCGACTGGTGGCGGCTCCAGGTCGAGACCTGGCACCCGCTCGGCACCGGCACGGCCGTGCCGGCCCCGGCGTACGTCCTCCCGATGGCGCTGCTCGCGACCGTGCTCGGCGGCAGCCCGACTGCGGCCGTGTCGGTGCTGTTCGTGGCGGCTGTGCCCTTCTCCCTGTGGGGCGCGTGGCGGTTCCTGCGGGTCGTCGGACGGCTGGTCGTGTTCACGGGCGCGTCCCGCTGGATCCTGCTGTGGGGCGCCACGACGTGGAGCCTGGTGCCGGTCGTGTGCGGTGCGTGGGGGGACGGTCGGCTGGGCCTGGTCGTCGTCGCCTCGCTGCTGCCGTGGCTGGCGCACGCCGCGCTCGGCTTCGCCGACCCCGCGGCCGATCGTCGCTGGCGGGCCGCGTGGCGCGTCGGTCTGCTGCTGGCGATCGCGTCGGCGTTCGCCCCGGTCCTGTGGCTGCTGGCTGCGGTCCTGGTGCTCGTCGTCCTCGCCGCCGCCGCCCTCGTGGTGCGCGGCGCGGTGCGGGACCGCTCGGTGTGGGGCCCGCCCGCCGCCGCGATCGGGATCGTGCCCCTGCTCCTGTCCCCGTGGTGGATCCCGGCGGTCCAGCGCTCCGCCGCCGAGGGCCTGCTGCTCGACACCGGCCGGCTGCCCACCCCCACGGCCGACACCCTCGACCTCCTGAGCGGACGGCTCGAGGGCCTGGGTGCCCCGTGGTGGCTGGGCATCGTGGTCGTCGCCCTCGCCGTCCTCGCGCTGCTCCCGCGCGCCACCCGGATCCCGGTGCTGGTGTGCTGGGTGGTCGCCCTGGTGACCGGCGTCCTCGCCGCGCTGCTCGGCACGGTGACCTTCGACCTCGCTGCCACCTCGGTCGACGCCGGCCTCGGCGTGCTCGTCGTCGTGCTGCAGGGCGCGCTCGTGGTCGCGGCCGCGATCGGCGCCGTCGGGCTGAGCACCGAGCAGGTGCCGTGGCGCCGGGTGGTCGCCGGCGCCCTCGTCGTCATGGCAGCGGCGGTGCCGATCGGCGGGTTCGCGTGGTGGCTCGGCTCCGACCCGGCGATCGCCGACGGCATCGACACCGACATCCCGGTCTACATGGTCCAGAGCTCGGAGGAGGGTCCCGCGCACGGGATCCTGGTGATCCGCGGCAGCGTCGAGGACGGTCTCACCTACTCGATCCGGCGCGGCGACGGCGTCACGCTCGGCGAGGACGAGGTCATCAACACGACCTCGGAGGACGACGGGTTCAGCGCGGACGTCCAGGCCCTGGTCTCCCGCCCGACGACCGCCACCGTCGACGCCCTCGGCTCGAGCGGGATCGAGTACGTCGTCCTGCCCTCGCCCGCCGATGGTGACGTGGCCGCCGTGCTCGACGCCACCACGGGACTGGTGCAGGCGAGTGCCGAGGACCGGACCACCCGCGCCTGGCAGGTCGACCGGCCCCTGGACGCCGGCCTCCTCCAGGGACCGGCCTCCTGGCTGCGCATCCTGCTGCTCGTCGTCCAGGGAGTCGGCGTGGTCGTGGTCGCCGTCCTCTGCCTGCCGACGACGAACCCGAGGCGGTCGAGGCCATGA